One genomic window of Polyangium aurulentum includes the following:
- a CDS encoding tyrosine-type recombinase/integrase produces the protein MKRGYLRTRPANLPRLKPIGQTVLELPSDEEVKKLLDAAREAHRRSFALMAYAGLRPNEVRTLRRRDVRLRWEKGEAIGSFVSILEGRSHGQIRTPKTGQREIPIVPPLARLLAPVEQGPRDGHIALNERGKPWGQYGLDQAFSRVRRRAGLEGWSVYCLRHHAITLWLRRGVPVHVVQRMAGHKHLATSQRYAHYLKKDLEEAARRLAETSAW, from the coding sequence GTGAAACGGGGTTACCTGCGCACCCGCCCGGCGAACCTCCCGCGGCTCAAGCCGATCGGCCAGACCGTCCTCGAGCTTCCCTCCGACGAGGAGGTCAAGAAGCTCCTCGACGCCGCCCGGGAAGCCCACCGCCGCAGCTTCGCCCTCATGGCGTACGCTGGACTCCGCCCCAACGAAGTCCGCACGCTACGCCGCCGAGACGTCCGGCTGCGCTGGGAGAAGGGAGAGGCCATCGGAAGCTTCGTCAGCATCCTGGAGGGCCGCTCCCACGGGCAGATCCGCACGCCCAAGACCGGCCAGCGCGAGATCCCCATCGTCCCGCCCCTCGCGCGCCTGCTCGCCCCCGTGGAGCAGGGTCCGCGTGACGGCCACATCGCCTTGAACGAGCGCGGCAAGCCGTGGGGTCAGTACGGGCTCGATCAAGCGTTCAGCCGGGTCCGACGGCGTGCGGGGCTCGAGGGGTGGTCAGTGTACTGCCTTCGGCACCACGCCATCACGCTCTGGCTCCGGCGCGGCGTGCCGGTCCACGTCGTCCAGCGGATGGCAGGTCACAAGCACCTGGCCACGAGCCAGCGGTACGCGCACTACCTCAAGAAGGACCTCGAAGAGGCCGCCCGTCGCCTCGCTGAAACCAGCGCCTGGTAA
- a CDS encoding RNA polymerase sigma factor, protein MTTPEAFIGALYANFGKPVRRKLRRAGVARADVEDLCQAVFLVALRRQRRVPTGHTDARRWLLDTARKIARNYHRLYYRQYEVSDDDALERAIAEPQDPEAALASRILVHRSGQRLGASDREILASYHVEGDCLVSIASMLGISKSGAYVRLVQAERRLAMTTDAHPGR, encoded by the coding sequence ATGACGACCCCAGAGGCATTCATCGGAGCGCTATATGCCAACTTTGGGAAGCCTGTTCGCCGCAAGCTGAGGCGCGCAGGTGTGGCGAGGGCGGACGTCGAGGATCTATGCCAGGCAGTCTTTCTCGTCGCGCTACGTAGGCAACGGCGCGTGCCGACTGGTCACACGGATGCGCGCCGCTGGCTACTCGATACCGCTCGAAAGATCGCCCGCAATTATCACCGGCTCTACTACAGACAGTACGAGGTGAGCGACGATGATGCCCTCGAGAGAGCCATCGCAGAACCCCAAGATCCCGAGGCTGCTCTGGCATCACGAATCCTCGTGCACAGATCAGGGCAGAGGCTCGGTGCCAGCGATCGGGAGATCCTTGCCAGCTATCATGTGGAGGGCGATTGTCTGGTATCGATAGCGTCCATGCTCGGCATCTCGAAGAGCGGCGCTTACGTGCGCCTGGTCCAGGCGGAGAGACGGCTTGCGATGACTACGGACGCCCATCCCGGCCGGTAA
- a CDS encoding sigma-70 family RNA polymerase sigma factor, whose amino-acid sequence METTTTNPAPEEVPMPPNPKNPLIGLESKVARWLLGTWRIPPKDLPDVTQEVFCEALASLPSFDASRGVLIGWLYGITRNTALQHHKRYAREQATFMPLPDAPFAREVDADTRRAVREVLEAMAPERVELLWAFYVDELSHRQIASAYAVTEDTARSRLRAARKEFVELYEERRAKAKAALPRALLLPFMVSRLFRPERVRTANIPADLADRVRAGLPSTLPGEAPASGPSSIGSSIVPLPVPSPGSAERAKWFLAGKLCGAPIGAALASLLFLAHEPDPGPAVATGRVPTPGAAIAAQLPAMQLPADDSLGAGAPQEAQPPTGASGGTVAPQLPAAAAPARKSARRSAQGLERDRHAAAALLDAAMHAADLGDIPGARTALARYDELFPENPIRELRERVALRLFGASAHAP is encoded by the coding sequence ATGGAGACGACCACCACCAACCCCGCTCCGGAAGAGGTGCCCATGCCGCCAAACCCCAAGAACCCGCTCATCGGTCTCGAGAGCAAGGTCGCGCGCTGGCTGCTGGGCACGTGGCGGATCCCGCCCAAGGATCTCCCGGACGTCACGCAAGAGGTTTTCTGTGAGGCCCTCGCCAGCCTGCCGAGTTTCGATGCCTCTCGCGGGGTCCTCATAGGCTGGCTTTACGGGATCACGCGGAACACCGCATTGCAGCATCACAAGCGCTATGCACGCGAGCAAGCGACGTTCATGCCGCTGCCCGACGCGCCGTTTGCCCGGGAGGTCGACGCGGACACGCGTCGTGCCGTGCGCGAGGTGCTCGAGGCGATGGCACCCGAGCGCGTCGAGCTCCTCTGGGCGTTTTACGTGGACGAGCTTTCCCATCGGCAAATCGCGTCGGCGTACGCGGTGACGGAGGATACCGCGCGAAGTCGCCTCCGTGCTGCGCGCAAGGAGTTCGTCGAGCTGTACGAGGAGCGCAGAGCCAAGGCGAAGGCGGCGCTCCCTCGCGCGCTCTTGCTCCCGTTCATGGTATCGAGGCTTTTTCGGCCGGAGCGCGTCCGAACCGCGAATATACCGGCTGATCTAGCGGATCGCGTACGCGCGGGGCTGCCTTCCACGCTGCCCGGCGAGGCGCCCGCGTCAGGACCGAGCTCGATTGGGTCGTCCATCGTGCCGCTTCCCGTCCCGTCGCCGGGCTCAGCCGAACGGGCCAAGTGGTTCCTCGCCGGCAAGCTGTGCGGCGCGCCCATTGGGGCCGCGCTGGCCAGTCTGCTGTTTCTGGCTCACGAGCCGGATCCGGGCCCGGCGGTCGCAACCGGCCGCGTCCCGACTCCTGGCGCCGCCATTGCGGCGCAGCTCCCGGCAATGCAGCTTCCGGCAGACGACTCGCTGGGAGCGGGAGCCCCTCAGGAGGCGCAGCCTCCCACGGGCGCCTCGGGTGGCACCGTGGCGCCACAGCTCCCGGCCGCAGCGGCCCCCGCGAGGAAGAGCGCTCGCCGGTCGGCGCAGGGGCTCGAGCGAGACCGGCACGCGGCCGCTGCCCTGCTGGATGCGGCCATGCACGCGGCCGACCTCGGTGACATCCCCGGCGCCCGGACCGCGCTCGCCCGATACGACGAGCTTTTCCCTGAGAATCCGATCAGGGAGCTGCGCGAAAGGGTAGCTCTGCGCCTGTTTGGTGCGTCCGCTCACGCGCCCTAG